GTGTTTTAAACGCACAGACTTTACTTCTACCGTGGAATCAATATTTTTAGTAGAATCTAAAACTAATATACAGAATCTACTCTACAAACAAGTGATTCTAACATACAAATTTTGCTTCTACCATGGAATTAATATCTTCAGTAGAATCTGAAACTAACATACAGAATCTACTCTACAAACAAGTGATTTTAACCACACTGATTTTGCTTCTACCGTGGAATAAAAATCAAAAAACCTATAAAAGAAATCGACATGCATTTTAATATAAGTcagttttataaatatttcttCTGTATAATCTATCTAAAAACTTGAACTCAAGTCAACGACTACAAAAAATTATATTCTACTCTAGAAACTTTAAATATGTTGTAGAATATAAAAAAAACCTAACCTATACGATTAAACTTTATTGAAGTTGAATTTATCCTTCAAATCTACCTGAAAAACGAATTATACATCTGAAATTGATCTATATATTCTCAAATTCCTGATAATATTCGAATTAAAGATAAAATAGATCTACTTACGGAGCTCCTTTAGATGAAATCGTCGATTATGAGGCTCGATTTGAATGATTTCTTTCTAATTCATGCGTTTTCATCTGTTATTCATGTCCCAACTTTTTTGCGTGTGTAGTGTGTTTAATGTGTCTGTACGGACCGTTATTAAAAGTAGTGGGTTGGTTAGTTTTTACTTTTTTAAAATTAGGCTTATTTAATTACAAAACTGCCACTTAATCTGGGCCACTAAAAAATTGAATGGCTGAGATTGGGGTTCTTTATGGTTTACTATATAAAAAGTTCTCTATTAATTAggactcatatatatatatacttataattataaattataattaatttttgtaattattatttaatattaatattttgatCTCAACCCATAATTCACACGAATTATAAAATAAAAGCGGGTCCATGCTAAAATAGGTAGAGTCCATGAGCAGTCAAGTGGCATAACATTGTGTCTTTGTATTGTCTTAAAAAAATTGCTGTAGAAGAAAATATTAGATAGTGAATAACATTACACATGGGGCTATTCATAATGTCCGCCAAGTTAAAACTAAAAAGCAAAGAAAATTTAGATAACTACTCTTTGGAAGCCAGCGTCTCTTGGGGACAGACAACCTCGGTAGCCAGCCACAATGACAGACAAAGCTATTCCTACGCCAATCAACCCCTTAGCCCAATTGGATTTGGAGGTGCTCACTAGTTTTTCTCCTTGCATCTGCTATAATCAAAGAACATGTTTATTATACTGCTTCTACAATTTATGGTATTTGACATATTCGAGTAAGAGTATAAAATCTTACTCTAACTGCATTGTGCAATGAAGGTTTGGATTTGCGTAAAGGATCTTCTGCAACTAATATGTAGAAGAGTCCCATAACTCCTACATGTCGTTGAGCACTGCTGTAGTTGGATACTAAAGATAATGTCTCTCCGTCTGAGATTCTTACAGAGCCTGGTTGTGGATAACAAGTGGACATTCCTACAATGTAACCCGCCTCATTTCCAGCTTCTGTTCCTTCTCCGTAAGTTGGTGTTGATGAGCATATAACTCGCCCATCCTGTTTAGTCAAACAATTTTACAGGAAATTGAAAAAAATAGCATATGCAGCCATATTTGTTTTATAATTTAACAACAATACATCGAAATTGCTCCATAACTCTCAACTGCACACTTGTTTGGAGTAATAAGCAAGGAAATTCTAAGACTCTGATATTAAGGAGATAGGACAACATTTCTTTACATGATAATGCAGCTCAAGAGATGTAGATTGATTACCAGTTCCTCACACAACACTCTGCCATGATATGTTCAATGTTGCGAGATTATGAAAGTAAGCTAGTAATTGAGGGTTTTTGTTCTGCACAAATGAATTAAACCCGTTGTATACTATCTTTTTACTGATTGATGTATCTGGGTTTTGCCATAGATTATGTGTAGCTAGCATGAGTTTTATGAATAGCTAGCACGAGTCTAAAGTAAAAGTACATGTGGAATTAGCCAAAATCAAGACTCTAAAATGACAATACCTCTCCATAAAGAGTCGAACCAGTGCCCCCTGTATGCTGGTGTGCAACACCATATATTACATCACCACCAGTTGGCAAACTCAGGCTTATCTGTCTGGAATCAATGCAATCCATGTCAACCAGGTCAGTGGCACAGCGGTCTACATTATACTCAATCTGCATATATAACAGTAAATTTGATAGTCAGAAACATACGTAAAGAGTTGAGACTCTATGTTGAACGGACTCACATACATCAGAAAGTGTTTAAGATTTAAGTATGAAAGATATAAAATATGAACTCACATGGCAATTGTGTTTTGTGCCAAGTCCTGTCGACTCATCTAAAATTTTCCATGTATCAGTGACATCAAGTATATAAATGTGAAGAGGCCTAATAGATTTATCCCAATCAATCCACTTGAGTGTGTACTTCATGTGGATGCTTCTGCTAGCACTCCCAAACCCCTCTCTCACTCTGCACCGCGTTCCATCGTAGCAGCAATACAAGCCACCTCTGTAATCTGGATTCAGAGCTCGGCCATATTCATCTACAGTCACATTGTACAGATCACACTGGCACTCACTGCATCCTAATCTCTCAACTACACCCCGTGTATCAATTGCATGAACATTAAGGAACCATTTCTCCTCATATCCATCAGGAATTTCCTCCGGATTGCCAATCTCTATACCATAAGGAAACGGGATTTGAGTAGCCGTCTTTCGTGTTTCAGATCCAAGCCCAAAATACTGCAAAAGACCATCATGACACACTCCAGCATTGGACATAACAATGACACTTGGCTGGCGAAAGCCTGCATCTGAATCGTGTTGTGATACATCAACACCTTGACGTTGATAATATCTTACTACAATCCAGTGGTGGAGATAAATATCCTGAAGGGGAACAGAGTTCCCTGCTTCATCAACTACTTCAGCACGAAAATCCTTGAGAGCAACATGACCTCTTGGAAAATCGATATCATGAAAGATTTTGTTGGCCACTGAACCTCGTTCAAGAACAAGCTTAGGAGACAGGAACACTTTAGATTTTACTTTGTAAACATTTTCTACCCGAGCTTCAGAATAACAGCTACTCATCGCGAAAAAAGCAACTATACTTGCTAAAAACGAACCCTGAAGACCACAAACCATGTTCACTCTCAAAAATTTAGTGAAGAGAAAAGAAAAGTATGAGCTTAGGGTTGCAGCAACAGTTAAGAAACTACCAGAACTTTCTTTGGGAGCTAAGACAACAAATAAAACACAAGCGGGGTTAGATAGATTGATAGATAGATATTTTGGAATATTAGTATTTCTTtcattcatgattcatcataatATAATAGCCTGAGGGGGCCAGTGACTAGCGTATGTAGGAGTAAGCCACTTGGCAAACAACTTCATCAATTTCCATGCACACAAACGACATACAAACATGGAGCTAGCAGCTTCTAATGAAATCTTTATTGAAAAATACTCTTACCTCTTTTAgttttaggatttaaaattgtGTGGACACAACGAGGATTTTTTCTAATTAACTATAAAAAACACACATTTCTCAATAAAGACTGCATTTCACGATTTTTTCCAAGTAAAAAAAAACCTCATTTCATGTAGCCTGAAACTTGAACAAAGAACCAAAacagataataataataaaaaatccTCAAAAAAATTACTATTTCTTTCAAGTTCTCCAAATTGCAGTTCTTTTTCCTTTTCTGGTAAAGTTCAATTACAGAAACTCAAATGCATACACACTCTGCCCCAGTGGGTACCAAGTTGGTACTACCAACCCTCTATACATCTTGTTACCAAGATGAGAGGAGAAGCTGTTCTTGATTGTATAATTGAGTTAAGTGTGAATTTTGGCCGTACATGAATAACTAGTTCTGGGCTTCAGGTTCCTAGTGAGCACAGAAGAAAATCTCAGAAGACTTGAAGGACCATTACAAAAGATAAGGATTTGTATATCCAAGCTACATTACTACCTTCATTGAAGGCTATACCAATAGGGTACGACATAAGGAGAAATGCAATCACCAACACCACGCTACCAAGGTTTCAGGTCACCAACCGGGCCTGCCTTCCAGTTCAAGATTTTCTCTCCAGGTTTCAAGAAGATGCTTCTGTCATGAGGAAGCTTTCGAGCAAGCCCATTTAAAATTTGATGGAAAGCATCCCCAGGTTGAGCAGGTTGCGGAAATAACATCGCCTGTTTCATTGAAGGATTTGCAAGCAATCTCTGTTTTTTTAATATGACCTCTGGCGAAATATTAGTAAGTATTGTGTCCAAATTTGGAACATCCTTCTCCGCTATGTAAACCCCAATTTCTTCCCACGGAATGGCATCAGCAAACGGCAAAACAATGTCATCTGCTATAATAACAGGAATACAGCCAAAGATCACGGCTTCAACTAATCTAGGACTCCATGGGGCCCATCCGAGTGGACACAAGCAAAATATTGCTCTTTGCATGTCTTCATAGTAGGTAGTTGGGTGCTCTGTGGAGATGTCGAAGAGTGGATTGTCCTTAAAGTTCTCCCACACTGCTGCCCTTGCACCTCTTCAGGATAAGGAAAAAAAATTAGAACAACAATTCTTGATATCATATGAGCAATAATTAAGATTCAACTAGGAAAATATGTATATTATATGCTTCATTTTTGTTTTGCATTTTGTAATCGGTTAACAATCACCATAGCTTTCTTCATTTCTTTCTATATTTCCATGCTTTATATTGTAAGATGATGCTGGATACCCGAAATCAGTCCAGATTTTGCTTCTCAGACCGATGCAGCATGGTTAAATTGGTGGACGAGAACAAATGTATTTCTCAATAACCATCATTATAGTTGCACATCCATTCAAGAACCtatgattgtcatttctgtgcTAACGAACCTAATCTTGTACCAATAAGAGGTGTTTAGCTAATTTAGATACTTATTTCCACATATAAGTGGAAAATTAGATCAGCCAAACACCATCATATCATATGTGTGTGCTGTTAAGTATTACTTTATAACATATCAATTGCTTAGTGAGAATAATTAGACTGATCACATGTGTCATGCAGTTTGCAGGTTACAAATTCTAAATTACCATGGTAAATGCATCAAAAGTGTATTCCTTAAAGTTACATGGATATATAACTACTTGCGTTAGTAAACATGCTGCGTTTAAGATATGTACCTTGCATAATAACCACCCTCCGGGTCGTTACCCACATCATAAAACAAACCTCTGAAGTAAACAAAGATGGATCTAGGCGTGTTTGGCGGGATCAAGTGAGATTGCATTTTCTGGGGAGGAGCATAAGGTGGAACTGTGATGGAGCCTTCCTTTAAGCAAACATGATTTTTCTGTCCAAAAGTTTGAACCAAAGTAGCACGCTGCAGCAACGTAAGAATCCCTCTTTCAATTGCCTTCTCTTCCTGAGATAACACAGGTCACATCAGATCAAGTTAGAGGGAAAGGGGGAGAGgggtagagagagagagagagagagagagagagagggagggagggagagagggggggagggagggagagagagacgGGGGGAGAGTGAGTACTAGATAATGGAAGCATGCTCCAAAATCATGAGGAGTTATGAAGAAGTGATCAGCCCCTTCTGTCCTATTCCAGTAAGGCCAATTAGAAGAAATAAGTTGTATTGCACTTCTCATCATACGCGGTGATTTGAAGGGCAGAGGAAGACCATTTGGTGTTAAGTCACAGGTTGTATACACAGGGGTATAGAACCAATCAGCTTCCTCCGGATTGAGAGTTCGAACAGCGCTCGATAAGAGAAACCGATGCATATAAATTTCTGCAGCAAACATGTGCGAAAGGCATCTCGGATCCTTCTGTAAAATCTTCTTGTTATATTTGCTCGGAAGCTCATATACAAATACTTTCAGTCTTCCTACGGGGTCATCTTCCAAGACATCACCAGCACTACCTAATTTTTGTAAACCAAGTAAAGTTAGAGACTCGGATATTCTTTAAATAGCACCAAAACTTCAGGATTGGAATATtctaaaaaaataaatatgttcGACTAATTGTTCAATACAAGAATACATAATGGAGGAAAAAATTATCAGGCACGTTCATATAACAATATCAAATTTTTCTAATTTGTACACATAACTTACTGCATATCAATTACTGCAAATTTTATACTTGTAACCGACATTAGAAGGCAGAAAAGAGGTCTTTTATTGTAAAATATATCAACCCATATAGTATTGTGATCCTAATAAGATACTGCCTACAGAAGATATGATGCGGGCAACTACAAATTATTTGATGAGATAGTACCTCATCTCAGATTCGGAGAAGTGAACATAATTTTTAAACCCCTGAATACGGGACCAATAGATTAGCTATATGATGAATTTTTTAACATACACAGTCCAAGCCATCACTCATATGACTTCTACTCATAGTCCATCAAAAATTGGCCTTTTTTTCCTGATTTGGTATCTGGATAAGCATATATAGGAGTCATATATAATAGGTTTTTCCTTGGCACATAATCTCGACTTAAACAAAGTGACC
This sequence is a window from Apium graveolens cultivar Ventura chromosome 9, ASM990537v1, whole genome shotgun sequence. Protein-coding genes within it:
- the LOC141684002 gene encoding uncharacterized protein LOC141684002 isoform X1; this translates as MNERNTNIPKYLSINLSNPACVLFVVLAPKESSGSFLTVAATLSSYFSFLFTKFLRVNMVCGLQGSFLASIVAFFAMSSCYSEARVENVYKVKSKVFLSPKLVLERGSVANKIFHDIDFPRGHVALKDFRAEVVDEAGNSVPLQDIYLHHWIVVRYYQRQGVDVSQHDSDAGFRQPSVIVMSNAGVCHDGLLQYFGLGSETRKTATQIPFPYGIEIGNPEEIPDGYEEKWFLNVHAIDTRGVVERLGCSECQCDLYNVTVDEYGRALNPDYRGGLYCCYDGTRCRVREGFGSASRSIHMKYTLKWIDWDKSIRPLHIYILDVTDTWKILDESTGLGTKHNCHIEYNVDRCATDLVDMDCIDSRQISLSLPTGGDVIYGVAHQHTGGTGSTLYGEDGRVICSSTPTYGEGTEAGNEAGYIVGMSTCYPQPGSVRISDGETLSLVSNYSSAQRHVGVMGLFYILVAEDPLRKSKPSLHNAVRQMQGEKLVSTSKSNWAKGLIGVGIALSVIVAGYRGCLSPRDAGFQRVVI
- the LOC141684002 gene encoding uncharacterized protein LOC141684002 isoform X2 — translated: MNERNTNIPKYLSINLSNPACVLFVVLAPKESSGSFLTVAATLSSYFSFLFTKFLRVNMVCGLQGSFLASIVAFFAMSSCYSEARVENVYKVKSKVFLSPKLVLERGSVANKIFHDIDFPRGHVALKDFRAEVVDEAGNSVPLQDIYLHHWIVVRYYQRQGVDVSQHDSDAGFRQPSVIVMSNAGVCHDGLLQYFGLGSETRKTATQIPFPYGIEIGNPEEIPDGYEEKWFLNVHAIDTRGVVERLGCSECQCDLYNVTVDEYGRALNPDYRGGLYCCYDGTRCRVREGFGSASRSIHMKYTLKWIDWDKSIRPLHIYILDVTDTWKILDESTGLGTKHNCHIEYNVDRCATDLVDMDCIDSRQISLSLPTGGDVIYGVAHQHTGGTGSTLYGEDGRVICSSTPTYGEGTEAGNEAGYIVGMSTCYPQPGSVRISDGETLSLVSNYSSAQRHVGVMGLFYILVAEDPLRKSKPSLHNAVRMQGEKLVSTSKSNWAKGLIGVGIALSVIVAGYRGCLSPRDAGFQRVVI
- the LOC141684004 gene encoding putative beta-1,4-xylosyltransferase IRX10L, which codes for MINLRWGLVGLLFSAIILSIHASEHPRLHQTERISGSAGDVLEDDPVGRLKVFVYELPSKYNKKILQKDPRCLSHMFAAEIYMHRFLLSSAVRTLNPEEADWFYTPVYTTCDLTPNGLPLPFKSPRMMRSAIQLISSNWPYWNRTEGADHFFITPHDFGACFHYLEEKAIERGILTLLQRATLVQTFGQKNHVCLKEGSITVPPYAPPQKMQSHLIPPNTPRSIFVYFRGLFYDVGNDPEGGYYARGARAAVWENFKDNPLFDISTEHPTTYYEDMQRAIFCLCPLGWAPWSPRLVEAVIFGCIPVIIADDIVLPFADAIPWEEIGVYIAEKDVPNLDTILTNISPEVILKKQRLLANPSMKQAMLFPQPAQPGDAFHQILNGLARKLPHDRSIFLKPGEKILNWKAGPVGDLKPW